The Ziziphus jujuba cultivar Dongzao chromosome 5, ASM3175591v1 genome segment ACATATGATTCGCTTTTCTACTAATAGTGGCTTATATGTCATAAGTTGTGTAGCTCTTCTCTAACTGACTTTCTTGGTGATCTTAATGGCTTATATATGGTGTATATTGGTTTAGCGGGAGACTTCTTTATATCTGTTGACCTATACCTGATAATTAGCATATCAACTAAttgaacaaaaatgagttttatcCACTTGTTGTGTTTAAGTTTCTTAACATACTTATTTTGGAATATGAAAGGAAAGTGTAGAGCTTATATCGTTTCCAACAGTTGCGTTTGATTCTGTGTAAATatcttcctttatttgtttatttttttcatttaagttTTTAGAATTTACCGGGTCTTCTTTTTATGCATTCAATTCGGTTTCAAAGAATATGATATCACTAAAAGCTTATAAAATTTGTCAGAGAGATTAGCTTTGCAGCAAGGGAATATGAATATGTTTTTTGCTCGATAGAAACTGTGGTATTGAAATCTTTtattggttttcatttttttcagatAGAAATGGGTATATATCTCAGCGCTCCGAAAACTGAAAAATTCTCTGAAGATGGTGAGAATGATGGACTGAGATTTGGTTTATCATCCATGCAAGGGTGGCGTGCAACCATGGAAGATGCTGTGAGTAATTAATGAAATCTTTGCTCTTTCTCAGTtagagctttttttttcttatggtttAAAATTATGTGCTAGCTGTTGCTCTTCAATGCACTAGCCTCTAGTTTTTTACTCATCAAGTCttattgatgatttctcttTCCAGGCTTAAAAGGAATCAAGAGTGTAGGAAGTAATTTACTCGATAATATACATCCTTTAAGCTGTGGCTTTTGCTTCCCCTGTTAGGGGAGATTTATTTTCTCATtccattttgaattttgtttcttACCTACAGTGGGGTATGGGGAATTGGTTGTCGGGTTCCGACTTCTGAATGCttagttttagaaaattaaaacttCAAACATTGAAGATTTTTCATGTAATTTGACTTGGATGTAATTATGGTGTCGTTCTTCCTTCGCTCCATCTGTAAGGTCTTAGGCTTCTTTATACTAAGTTTCACCTTGGTTTCACCAATTCTTTAGAAGTTGTTGATGCATTTTTTGAAATGTGCAATGTAATGTTATTATTGCTTTACATTTTAATGTACATATCTTCAAATAGCTTCTTTTGTAGTGCAAGATCATTATGAACACAATAAATCTATAATGGACCTTGGCTTGatattggctttttttttttttcccaactcTTTTACTGTATGCCGAatagtttttcttctttttcctattaataatttctgttaattaatgtttctcttttttgttaGCATGCTGCATATCCCAATCTGGATGCATCTACTTCATTCTTTGGTGTTTATGATGGCCATGGAGGTAAGAATTTACATAATTGAGTAACTATATGTATGTTAGATTAACATTTTTGAGTAATGCAATATACATTTATTTTGAGTCATTTCTGGGTGACGTTTTCTTATGCTAAAGGTCATTATTTATTACATTGTTCATAGTAGTTCCATCTTGTGCTGTGTCCATGATTTGGATCCACAATTGTTGAACCCTCATCCTTGGTGATGTACCTTTTTGAGGTGGGGGTTGGTTGGGTAATCAATGTTAGATTTGAGCCACTGCGCCTTACTAAGAGAGAAGAGGAAAGCGGAAACTAAGGTCTTCCTACCACTAGCTGTCTTTAAAATAGTTCAAGGAATTCTTGAGTTGTACTGTCCTTGTTTCTTGGATAGCGAGAGCATCTGGTGCATCTGTTTTCGTTGGGCTTAACAAGCGCTGCATTTTAAAAGGAGATATTGGCATGCATAAAAAGGATTTTATATTGTGTTATACTTGAAAATAATGGAGTGGAGTTGCTAAGGATTCAAGGTCTATTCTTCAACGGTCTATTCTGTATCACAACAAATGTCCTCTTCTGTTGGTGGTCAAACCTTTATATAAAGTAGCAATTACTTGTGTTTTGATTGGTTCAAGTCTTTAACTTCTCAGGTAAGGTGGTTGCTAAATTCTGTGCCAAGTATCTCCACCAACAGGTGCTGAAGAATGAAGCATATGCTGCTGGAGATGTAGGCACTTCTGTTCAAAAGGCTTTCTACAGGTTAGCCTTTTTGTGTATCTCTTCTGAATCTCTTTTCCCTTAATCTGTACTACATGGCAGTACATGTAAATTAATTGTTTACCACGTCATTGACCTTTTCAACTACTTTGCATCTTACTACTTAAAAATATCATTACTTGGTCCAAGATAGATATAGCTTATCTTAATGGATATTGTGCAAAATTTAATTGTGGTTCATGCTGATGTTTTCTTGGTTATGCAGGATGGATGAAATGATGCGTGGACAAAGGGGATGGAGGGAGTTAGCTGTTTTGGGAGATAAGATAAACAAGTTTACTGGCATGATAGAAGGGCTGATTTGGTCTCCAAGGAGCAGTGATAGTAATGACCAGGTTGATGATTGGGCATTTGAGGAGGTagtgcaaaattaaaaattttaatgaagttATTCTTGTTATCTCAGGTTAAGTGCTGATCTTCTTGATCCAGTTTTATCTTATGTCCATACGATTGACCAGAATGATGGCTTTTTGGATGATGAAATGCATACTATGCGTTTATGTTgttacccccttttttttttttccttcatttttttgcCACAACTAAGATACACCAAGTATTAATACAGATTTTGAGCACGTGTATGCACGCGCACACATGTTctcaaattttcttcttctttaatttgaGCAATTATTATGCTACTATTCTCTCAGTAGTTTCATTTTTCTATAAGATTCTGATTTTTCTGATTTTGAGCAGGGTCCTCACTCTGATTTTTCTGGCCCAACTTCTGGGAGTACAGCCTGTGTTGCAATCATCAGAAACAACCAGCTTGTAGTAGCGAATGCCGGTGATTCTCGTTGTGTGATATCTAGGAAGGGGCAGGTACTTTCTCATAAATAGGTCTCTTCAGCATGTTTTTAGTGCTAATTTTTGGCTGTGTGTCTGATAGCCTTTGAACTTGAGTTCCATGGGTGATTTAgagatttattattagtttgaTTGATTAGGAGTTTCACcacataatattgtatttcaaatttattgttGTAAACATGGTTAAAATTTCTGTGTTTGAGCATGTTCctgtgtattttatttttacaggcATACAACCTGTCACGAGATCACAAACCTGATCTTGAGGCTGAGAAGGACAGAATTTTAAAAGCTGGTGGTTTCATTCATGCTGGACGAGTTAATGGAAGTTTAAATCTTGCAAGAGCTATAGGTGCACTAACTTCCTAACGTGACCTCTAGGCATGCAAGTAGTATCgaatatatatgtgcataagCTGATGCCCATCCTGGTTTATAAGCATCTATCCATGATCGATAGAACTGTTTAGATGATTCTTAGTGCTGTATTTTCCTAACTAGATGGGGTATGCGCTAGTCTGTTTCTGGAGATAGTGAGTAGAGGGGTTTCTTCGGTGTTCCATCGTTTATGTTTCCATATTGCAGGTGACATGGAATTCAAGCAGAATAAATTTTTGCCAGCTGAGAAGCAAATTGTAACTGCTAATCCAGATATAAACActgtatgtataaatatatgcgGTTTGATAAAAGATTCTTATCTACCATATAGATGTGATTGTTTCCATTTCCAACATTTTGTCTTTGAAATGGTGGGATTGGGGTTTACGTTGTTGAAGCATTTCACATTTTCCTAATATTAAACTAGAAAGTTTTTCTTAAGCATTTAGATGCATATGTAGTTCTTTCATTctgatattgatttttaatcatGTTTTTAATTAGGTTGAACTTTGTGATGATGATGAGTTTATGGTGCTAGCATGTGACGGTATCTGGTAGGTGTCCTAAGCTTTTCCTTTCATTCTAGCATTGAAGATTCTCCTAACAAACTTTGGCGTGAGAGAGATGATGGAGATGAGTAGATATTCTGTTTCAGCATAACTTGCTATGCGAAATTgaccccaaaaagaaaaaagaccatCTCTCTCATCTCGTTAGGATTCTTGTAGTAACTTGGTGGTTTTTACGTTGGTTTATGAAATTTGACATTTGTGTCTCTGTTAACTGCTTCCAGGGATTGCATGTCAAGCCAGCAACTTGTAGACTATATACATGAACAGCTAAGATCAGTAAGTACATGCAAAATCGGATTATGATTATGCATTTGATGAGGGAGACTTCTACAGTATGTTCGGTCTCTGTAATGTGAAATGTAACTATCAGGGTCCACCTGTGTTTCTGCTTTCATTTCAAGATGGTTTACTTTTATTGGAATCAAACTCAAATGCAGAGGCTCTATAGTCTATTTGACACTTCCGATCCTGTAATTCATGTAGGAAAGCAAACTCTCTGCAGTCTGTGAGAGAGTTCTTGATAAGTGTTTGGCACCATCAACAGCTGGTGGTGAAGGATGCGACAACATGACGATGATCTTGGTGCAGTTCAAGAAAAACATTCAGTCCACAGCATCTGCTGAGGAGCAATCTCCAGAACTGAAAGAAGCCGAGACTGATTCGAAGCCAGAAGAATCTGAATCAAAATAGTGGCTGCTGTCTACCCACAGAACAGATCATGTAAACAATAACTCTGGCTTAAGAAAGTGATTACAACAAATCTTGCTTTATTCTCAGATCTGTAATTGTAGATGGTTTAGCATGCAGATTATGAATCAAATTTTAGGAAATTTCATGTTTGTGCCACGTGTGCTTAGGTTTGGAgtatactatatatatgtacatatgcgTTTGACGACCAAAGTTTTTGAACATCATGTGGACATGCTGCTCTTTGGGAAACAATGCATCAAAGTTTTCGGTATTTGCCAAAATAGTTTCAAATCCACACCATCTTTCTTTCCAATTGTGATTCAGAGCAATATTAGAATGATGAACTATTTGTCtgccattttttgttttttggcactCCATTTCATATGTTCCTCTTGGAATATCCCTCCATCTGTACGTGCCAAAATGTTGAAAAAGGAAGAGGACATCAAACAAGAACTTATTTACTTTTTTGCTACTAAAACGAATTTTcttgtattatatatgttatataggGATAGAGAATAGTTTAATGCAACGATCAGTATGTATTTTATCCAAGAAAAAGGATCagatttattaccaaaaaaagaaaaaggatcagATTAAACGTatggtttttaactttttatggtTACTCATTCAATGTATATGAAACCTTCTGTACcttaaaacagaaaataataaatcaaatgcATCAAATTACTGAAAATATGTAAGAGCTGTTATAAACTAACTAAAAtttaacaagaataaaaagaacataatataaaatataggaCGGAGAGAAAATAGAGGAACTAGAGAGATACATACATTATCTTATAATGTCATATATTTTCATCACAAAAACACTATATATAGGCTTATATAAATTATGGGTTACAATTACGATGGCAGTCTGGTGGGGTTGCCTGAACCCGAACTCATCATTCCCGAATTCGACTGTAAATATAAATGGGATCCTGTACTGAGTATCCCAAACCCAGAAAATCAATTAAAgaccaaaccttttttttttttataaaattcttccCTTGTGTACTAGTTAAagttcaaaaaccatttttgtaTCCAGAAATTAACGTAAAATTGatcattttcaatttcaactCCATAAAAGTTTGAGATCCTTGGCAATGCCTTAAAAAGGAAGGTAATTCAAGTACTTTCTaatcccttaaaaaaaaaaaaaaaaaaagggaaatttcGAAAATGTCTAATTATGCAACATTTATATGGAGAAATTGTTtcctaaaattaatttcttatacACAATTACACTTTAAAGCAAAATTTGAAAGGGTCAAAGTAAAAACTTCAatgtttttattcttaattaataagaaaaattatgttGACATTATATgttgtaaaaaggaaaaagcctCTGatatgaaagaaattttttttttatttttttggtgaacgaTATGAAAGTTTATTTGACATTAAAGTTACATACTTATATTGTGCCTTGAGCATTAAATTTCGATTACCAAATTGCATATGATCAGTTAATATCTCCAAATTAGTTTGATTAGTATGAGTATGTTTAGGATTtacaagtaataaaataatttatgttttaaaattaatgataaaattgccttttaataaataaaaaaatataaaactagcttcccaacaaattttaaattagcaCATTTTTTGGAAGATTTACTTTTCAccttatttttctatatgagcttttgttcttttagaattcataatttttactttttaaaaatgatcCAAATATTGAAAACTTTAATTTCCATAggatatttcaaattttcattaatGTTGATATTTCCAAATGGATCTTAcgctttatttaaaaaatatcaaacttttaaaaaaaattaattctaaattttcAGTTTGTCATAAATTAACATCCTTAGAATTAGTTTCCATTATGGATATTTTGTCAATGTAGGGAATGTATTATGGAAATAGAGATTAATTTactgcttttatttatttcataatttaatttaaacattattaacgtataattatcataaaaatatattatatattattcttattatattttaggatCGTTTTTCcttaaaagtaattaattaaaaattcaattttatgcAGTCAAAttctattagtttatttttaattctaatcaTGTAAGAAACTTAACATTAATGAGTTGACTAAAAACATTGCTTCCAAGTTAATGGTGGTCTTCCATTTTAAGCGAAATAGAGAG includes the following:
- the LOC107419763 gene encoding probable protein phosphatase 2C 60 isoform X2, whose product is MGIYLSAPKTEKFSEDGENDGLRFGLSSMQGWRATMEDAHAAYPNLDASTSFFGVYDGHGGKVVAKFCAKYLHQQVLKNEAYAAGDVGTSVQKAFYRMDEMMRGQRGWRELAVLGDKINKFTGMIEGLIWSPRSSDSNDQVDDWAFEEGPHSDFSGPTSGSTACVAIIRNNQLVVANAGDSRCVISRKGQAYNLSRDHKPDLEAEKDRILKAGGFIHAGRVNGSLNLARAIGDMEFKQNKFLPAEKQIVTANPDINTVELCDDDEFMVLACDGIW
- the LOC107419763 gene encoding probable protein phosphatase 2C 60 isoform X1, giving the protein MGIYLSAPKTEKFSEDGENDGLRFGLSSMQGWRATMEDAHAAYPNLDASTSFFGVYDGHGGKVVAKFCAKYLHQQVLKNEAYAAGDVGTSVQKAFYRMDEMMRGQRGWRELAVLGDKINKFTGMIEGLIWSPRSSDSNDQVDDWAFEEGPHSDFSGPTSGSTACVAIIRNNQLVVANAGDSRCVISRKGQAYNLSRDHKPDLEAEKDRILKAGGFIHAGRVNGSLNLARAIGDMEFKQNKFLPAEKQIVTANPDINTVELCDDDEFMVLACDGIWDCMSSQQLVDYIHEQLRSESKLSAVCERVLDKCLAPSTAGGEGCDNMTMILVQFKKNIQSTASAEEQSPELKEAETDSKPEESESK